One part of the Acidimicrobiales bacterium genome encodes these proteins:
- a CDS encoding cytochrome P450 — protein MTACQVLEDAVADHPTRDDIDLVSGEFWGRDPHEALTWMRANAPVYFDGRAWGITRYADLKAISTDTATFSNAQGIRPDAMAIPMMIDMDDPEHVRRRKLVNRGFTPRRVREREDEVRRVCDGIIDRVADKGECDFVWDIAAPLPLIMIGNDLGVAPEDREQLLAWSDAMLSGLTGDPATMGAAADAFVGYSDYATRVIADRKAEPQDDLMSVLCHAEVDGDRLDHDSLVHESLLILIGGDETTRHVISGGAWQLLSDRSQWEALRADPARLATGVEEMLRWVSPIKNMNRTATRDVVLGDQEIHEGDNVLLLYPSANRDEDVFDEPFRFDVERAPNDHVAFGFGTHFCLGNSLARLELKVMFEQLLRRLPDLELVDAAEPGYRAANFISGYESMPVRFSPVASPVAPT, from the coding sequence GTGACGGCCTGTCAGGTTCTGGAGGACGCCGTGGCCGACCACCCCACCCGCGACGACATCGACCTCGTGTCCGGCGAGTTCTGGGGCCGCGACCCGCACGAGGCGCTGACCTGGATGCGGGCCAACGCCCCCGTCTACTTCGACGGCCGGGCCTGGGGCATCACCCGCTACGCCGACCTCAAGGCGATCTCCACCGACACCGCCACCTTCTCCAACGCCCAGGGCATCCGGCCCGACGCGATGGCGATCCCGATGATGATCGACATGGACGACCCCGAGCACGTGCGGCGCCGCAAGCTCGTCAATCGGGGGTTCACCCCCCGCCGCGTGCGCGAGCGGGAGGACGAGGTGCGGCGGGTGTGCGACGGGATCATCGACCGGGTGGCCGACAAGGGCGAGTGCGACTTCGTGTGGGACATCGCCGCTCCTCTGCCGCTGATCATGATCGGCAACGACCTCGGCGTCGCCCCCGAGGACCGTGAGCAGCTGCTGGCCTGGAGCGACGCGATGCTCAGCGGCCTGACCGGCGACCCGGCGACCATGGGCGCCGCAGCCGACGCGTTCGTCGGCTACAGCGACTACGCCACCCGCGTCATCGCCGACCGCAAGGCCGAGCCGCAGGACGACCTGATGAGCGTGCTGTGCCACGCCGAGGTCGACGGCGACCGGCTCGACCACGACTCGCTGGTGCACGAGTCGCTCCTGATCCTCATCGGCGGCGACGAGACCACCCGGCACGTGATCTCCGGCGGAGCGTGGCAGCTCCTGTCCGACCGCTCGCAGTGGGAGGCGCTGCGGGCCGACCCGGCCAGGCTGGCCACGGGCGTGGAGGAGATGCTGCGCTGGGTCAGCCCGATCAAGAACATGAACCGCACCGCCACCCGTGACGTGGTGCTCGGCGACCAGGAGATCCACGAGGGCGACAACGTGCTGCTGCTCTACCCGTCGGCGAACCGGGACGAGGACGTGTTCGACGAGCCCTTCCGGTTCGACGTGGAGCGCGCGCCCAACGACCACGTCGCCTTCGGGTTCGGCACCCACTTCTGCCTCGGCAACAGCCTCGCCCGGCTGGAGCTGAAGGTGATGTTCGAGCAGCTGCTCCGCCGGCTACCGGACCTGGAGCTCGTCGACGCCGCCGAGCCCGGCTACCGCGCCGCCAACTTCATCTCCGGCTACGAGTCGATGCCGGTGCGGTTCTCGCCGGTCGCCAGCCCGGTCGCGCCGACCTGA